In Pedobacter heparinus DSM 2366, the following are encoded in one genomic region:
- a CDS encoding SusC/RagA family TonB-linked outer membrane protein, producing the protein MKQFYLKTIVLMLFLLSTGAYAQNKRVTGTVSGEDDGLSIPAVSVVVKGTKAGTQTDMNGKFSIDANANDILVFTYVGYLTQEIKVGNNISLKVVLKSTSANLDEVVVVGYGTQNRRNVTSSISKLDKEVLANAPRANLGTALQGSIPGVQVATRSGQPGAGPAITLRGGASINSPGGPLVIVDGVIRDYNDISSENVESMEVLKDASATAIYGARANNGVILITTKTGKAGVAQLSYKFTGGYNQRRAGYQYMGAKDYIYYTRLGYLNAGRTLAQVNGSRGLGLLTGAADLASFDIRSYVAGTTQLPAGWDIVDDPYGGQIMFKDHGGEVENVVFRNTYTKDHYVNASGGNEKGKYFAAFDAYNEDGVIVGSKYKRYTGDINGSYKVKPSVEVAGGVTLSTSSQIGVIGSEVNSIYRSLAIWPTFNPWLDEGKTQPNPGNGVNDGNPLYWLGRLNRTNEVNKVVVNGSVKWDLLPGLYFKGTGNAYLFDRLDQSFQKSTQLYTNIFANPQTISSSTRDAINLRRREFQTQFNGILNYSKEFGKHNLTAMAGAETFINKMLNAQLYGQNAPTDEITTINASTVFPVTVAGARANYSDRSEFRINSVISRLAYDYDQRYLFTAVFRADGVSSLPQGNQWGYFPGVSAGWNVHKEAFFQHSGIKNYISTLKPRISYGVNGNIAGLGRYDVQGVYSSPANYDGVGGFNHANLPNADLRWEKSATIDLGLDMGLLNDRITLLFDYYNRKTSDLLTNLDLPAYIGYPPLKTNLGTLQNKGYEMAVNAKVLNTSGGFTLNLGANASFVKSKVLKLPFNGNENNRQGGLQVFDPATGQVIWVGGIQEGKPLGDIYGFKQVSIFRDADEVSRIAGNRTDLIAGITGPNLPAGTNGRITPGDVNWEDVNGDNIIDSRDQVYLGNMVPKWTGGFNANAAYKGISLYTRFEFATGHTIYNDLVARTLGNYQGTFNYIELMKQSWSPQNPDADIPKVYFADQVVGSKQNYTRANNAAAVVNGNNSRLYEKGNYLALREVTLSYTLPKTLIAKSKFLASTRVYATGSNLFYLSKFSGPAPEAPTDANNNITGIYLGAYPTPRTFVFGLEVSF; encoded by the coding sequence ATGAAACAATTCTATTTAAAAACAATTGTTTTGATGTTGTTCCTGCTTTCAACCGGGGCGTATGCACAAAACAAAAGAGTAACCGGAACAGTTTCCGGCGAAGATGATGGACTTTCAATCCCGGCAGTAAGTGTTGTGGTAAAAGGAACCAAAGCCGGAACGCAAACCGACATGAACGGCAAGTTTAGTATCGATGCCAATGCGAATGACATTCTTGTATTTACTTATGTGGGTTATTTGACCCAGGAAATTAAGGTAGGGAATAATATAAGTCTAAAAGTGGTGTTAAAATCTACATCAGCCAATCTTGATGAGGTGGTTGTGGTAGGTTATGGTACGCAAAACCGTCGCAACGTTACGAGTTCAATTTCAAAATTGGATAAGGAAGTGCTTGCCAATGCGCCAAGAGCCAATCTAGGTACTGCTTTACAGGGCTCAATCCCTGGTGTGCAGGTGGCTACCAGAAGTGGACAGCCTGGGGCAGGTCCTGCAATTACACTGCGTGGGGGGGCAAGTATCAACAGTCCGGGTGGACCACTTGTTATTGTTGATGGTGTGATCCGTGATTACAATGATATTTCTTCCGAGAACGTTGAATCCATGGAAGTATTAAAGGATGCTTCTGCTACGGCCATTTATGGAGCCAGGGCCAATAATGGTGTAATTTTAATTACAACCAAAACCGGTAAAGCAGGAGTTGCCCAACTTTCTTACAAATTTACTGGTGGTTACAACCAGAGGAGAGCAGGTTATCAATACATGGGTGCAAAAGATTATATCTATTATACACGTCTTGGATATCTTAATGCTGGCAGAACTCTTGCCCAGGTAAATGGATCAAGAGGATTGGGTTTGTTAACCGGTGCGGCAGACCTGGCCAGTTTTGATATCCGGTCTTATGTAGCTGGAACTACTCAGCTGCCTGCCGGCTGGGATATTGTAGATGACCCTTACGGGGGACAGATCATGTTTAAAGACCACGGAGGCGAAGTAGAGAATGTGGTGTTCAGAAATACGTATACCAAAGACCACTATGTGAATGCAAGTGGAGGAAATGAAAAGGGAAAATATTTTGCTGCCTTCGATGCATATAACGAAGACGGGGTAATTGTAGGTTCAAAGTACAAACGTTATACCGGCGACATTAATGGTTCTTATAAGGTAAAACCAAGTGTTGAAGTAGCAGGCGGGGTTACGCTTTCAACTTCTTCACAGATTGGGGTAATCGGATCGGAGGTAAATTCCATATATAGGAGTCTGGCCATCTGGCCTACATTCAATCCTTGGCTTGATGAAGGAAAAACGCAACCCAATCCGGGAAATGGAGTAAATGATGGAAACCCTTTATACTGGTTGGGCAGATTAAACAGGACAAACGAAGTGAACAAAGTAGTGGTAAACGGCTCTGTAAAATGGGACCTGTTACCAGGATTGTATTTTAAAGGTACGGGAAATGCTTATCTATTTGACCGTCTGGACCAATCGTTCCAGAAATCAACGCAATTGTATACCAATATTTTTGCAAATCCCCAGACCATCAGCAGCAGTACCAGGGATGCCATCAATCTCAGGAGAAGGGAATTTCAAACCCAGTTTAACGGTATCTTGAATTACAGCAAAGAATTCGGGAAACACAATCTGACTGCTATGGCAGGTGCTGAAACATTCATCAACAAAATGTTAAACGCGCAGTTATACGGACAAAACGCACCAACAGATGAAATAACGACCATTAATGCCTCTACCGTTTTTCCTGTAACTGTTGCAGGTGCAAGGGCTAACTATAGTGACAGGTCTGAGTTCCGCATCAATTCTGTCATCAGCCGGTTGGCCTATGACTATGACCAGCGGTACTTATTTACCGCGGTTTTCAGGGCTGATGGTGTTTCCAGTTTGCCGCAGGGAAACCAATGGGGATATTTTCCAGGTGTTTCTGCTGGCTGGAATGTGCACAAGGAAGCGTTCTTTCAGCATTCGGGCATAAAGAATTACATCTCTACTTTAAAGCCGAGGATCAGCTACGGAGTGAACGGAAATATTGCCGGTTTGGGTAGGTATGATGTTCAGGGTGTATATAGTTCACCGGCAAATTACGATGGAGTAGGAGGATTTAACCATGCGAATCTTCCTAATGCAGATTTACGATGGGAAAAAAGTGCAACTATTGACCTGGGGCTGGACATGGGTTTGTTAAATGACCGGATAACACTATTGTTTGATTATTACAACCGTAAAACTTCCGACCTGTTGACAAATCTTGATTTGCCGGCTTATATCGGGTATCCGCCACTAAAAACAAATCTGGGTACCTTACAAAACAAGGGGTATGAAATGGCCGTAAATGCTAAGGTGCTGAATACGTCCGGAGGCTTTACCCTTAATCTTGGTGCAAATGCCAGCTTTGTAAAAAGCAAAGTACTTAAATTACCTTTTAACGGTAATGAAAATAACAGACAAGGCGGTCTTCAGGTATTTGATCCGGCCACAGGCCAGGTCATCTGGGTTGGAGGTATACAGGAAGGTAAACCTCTGGGCGATATTTATGGATTCAAACAAGTGTCCATTTTCAGAGATGCAGATGAGGTTTCGAGAATTGCAGGCAACAGGACAGATTTAATAGCTGGAATTACAGGTCCTAATTTACCAGCCGGAACGAACGGACGTATTACGCCTGGAGATGTGAACTGGGAAGATGTAAATGGAGATAACATCATTGATTCCAGAGATCAGGTTTATCTGGGTAATATGGTGCCTAAATGGACAGGAGGTTTCAATGCAAATGCAGCCTATAAAGGGATTTCATTATATACCCGATTTGAATTTGCGACCGGTCATACCATTTACAACGATCTGGTAGCAAGGACGCTAGGTAACTATCAGGGTACCTTCAATTATATTGAGCTGATGAAGCAATCGTGGTCACCTCAAAATCCGGATGCTGATATTCCAAAAGTGTATTTCGCCGACCAGGTTGTGGGATCAAAACAAAACTACACCAGGGCAAACAATGCTGCGGCAGTAGTTAACGGTAACAACTCCAGGCTTTATGAAAAGGGAAATTACCTGGCCCTGAGGGAAGTTACACTTTCTTATACATTGCCTAAAACACTCATTGCAAAAAGTAAATTCCTTGCCAGCACAAGGGTTTATGCCACCGGAAGCAATTTGTTTTACCTTAGCAAATTTAGCGGTCCTGCACCAGAGGCACCTACCGACGCGAACAACAACATCACCGGAATATATCTGGGTGCATATCCAACTCCCAGAACATTTGTATTCGGTCTGGAAGTTTCATTTTAA
- a CDS encoding dihydrodipicolinate synthase family protein, with product MQKLEGLIAAPFTPMDENGEINLALIPAYYQFLKSNRVTGAFICGSTGEGVSMTNAEKKKVAAKWAECTSADQDFKVMMLLGGTSIADCKELALYSRQIGLHAISFTAPFYFKPANVEMLALTCAEIAAVVPDMPFYYYHIPVLTGGNYAMYDLLKAVDDKINNFAGIKYTHEDFMDFQTCMSFKNGKYDMLWGRDENMLSALVLGARGAVGSTFNYAAPLYYDLIAAFDANDLPKARTLQQKAIDMIRLLGKYGGISVGKGYMKLVNLDCGEFRLPVKNMNVSQFELFKKDVEALGFQNFKSVAAGVSTSQ from the coding sequence ATGCAAAAATTAGAAGGGCTCATTGCCGCGCCATTTACGCCAATGGATGAAAATGGCGAAATAAACCTGGCCTTAATACCGGCTTATTATCAGTTTTTAAAATCTAACCGCGTTACAGGAGCCTTCATTTGCGGTTCTACCGGCGAAGGTGTATCTATGACCAATGCCGAGAAAAAGAAAGTAGCTGCTAAATGGGCAGAATGTACATCAGCAGACCAGGATTTTAAGGTAATGATGTTATTAGGGGGAACAAGCATAGCTGATTGTAAAGAGCTGGCCTTGTATTCCAGGCAGATCGGCCTGCATGCGATATCCTTTACCGCTCCGTTTTACTTTAAGCCGGCCAATGTAGAAATGCTGGCACTTACCTGCGCTGAAATTGCTGCGGTAGTACCGGATATGCCATTTTATTACTACCATATTCCTGTTTTAACAGGTGGTAACTACGCCATGTATGATCTGCTGAAGGCTGTTGATGATAAAATTAACAACTTTGCCGGCATAAAATATACCCATGAAGATTTTATGGATTTTCAGACCTGTATGAGCTTTAAGAACGGTAAATATGATATGCTTTGGGGACGTGATGAGAATATGCTTTCCGCATTGGTATTGGGTGCCAGAGGAGCTGTAGGCAGTACCTTTAACTATGCAGCCCCGCTTTATTACGACCTGATAGCGGCATTTGATGCCAACGACCTACCAAAAGCACGTACACTGCAGCAAAAGGCCATTGATATGATCAGGCTTTTAGGTAAATACGGCGGTATCTCTGTAGGTAAGGGATACATGAAACTGGTAAACCTGGATTGTGGCGAATTCAGACTGCCGGTAAAAAATATGAATGTATCCCAGTTTGAACTGTTTAAAAAAGACGTAGAAGCCTTGGGTTTTCAAAACTTTAAATCAGTTGCTGCTGGCGTCAGCACTTCACAATAA
- the nanU gene encoding SusD family outer membrane lipoprotein NanU: protein MKKNYNNFIAMLLLLAAALASCKKDLALTPISTLSDDSYWKSIDQYDAFVSGIHSRFRGHNGNLMFLGELRSDIYGNDPGATASFTGEASQGLERMWLHSLNLDIPGVSTYGTFYTNINQLNLLINKLNTGNIVPEATKKYYLGIAYGMRAYYYFQLYQSWGKTVIQSDFIDAGNLDLFNLAKAASPATEVITFVKQDIDKSIENFGADYTIRRNKAYWSKSATLMLKAEVYLWTAHRAGGIADANVAKAALNDIKTNVPALGLLTTSSNVANTPYADLFGTTKGNKEMIMVCRYQLNEAEMSFIPASFTPQSGLIANFYDSLANRKFNVTSENYGGLLRAPVKIATYRKFNEKDTRRDASIQAAYSLLGPGTYKIAGCFLKKYQGQQDAGVRRYTNDYPIYRYADLLLLMAEAKEILGESPAAEINEVRARAFGANYSLAVQGFPNQAGDNDIKNTILKERLLEFIGEGKRWYDLRRMGDSFVFANTSLPASDAYKLLWPVDRTTLTNNRALTQTDGYPQF, encoded by the coding sequence ATGAAAAAGAATTATAACAACTTTATCGCAATGTTACTATTGCTTGCAGCAGCCCTGGCTTCCTGTAAAAAAGATCTGGCATTAACACCCATCAGTACCTTGAGTGATGACAGTTATTGGAAAAGCATAGATCAGTATGATGCCTTTGTTTCTGGTATACATAGCAGGTTTCGTGGTCATAATGGAAACCTGATGTTCCTTGGCGAACTGCGTTCAGATATTTATGGTAATGATCCCGGAGCTACAGCGTCTTTTACAGGCGAAGCTTCACAAGGATTGGAACGTATGTGGCTGCACTCCTTAAATCTTGACATCCCGGGGGTAAGTACTTATGGAACATTCTATACCAATATCAATCAGCTTAACCTGCTAATCAATAAACTGAACACTGGAAATATTGTCCCGGAGGCTACAAAGAAATATTATCTGGGTATAGCCTATGGCATGCGTGCCTACTACTATTTTCAGCTTTACCAAAGCTGGGGCAAAACAGTCATCCAGTCAGATTTCATTGATGCCGGCAATCTGGACCTTTTCAATCTTGCAAAAGCGGCCTCCCCGGCAACTGAAGTAATCACATTTGTTAAGCAGGATATTGATAAATCAATTGAAAATTTTGGTGCCGACTACACCATCAGGCGCAATAAAGCATATTGGTCAAAATCAGCAACGCTGATGCTTAAAGCAGAGGTGTATTTATGGACTGCACACAGGGCAGGTGGAATTGCTGATGCCAATGTAGCTAAGGCAGCTTTGAATGACATCAAGACCAATGTTCCTGCATTGGGATTGCTTACCACCTCTTCTAATGTTGCAAACACACCTTATGCCGATCTCTTCGGTACAACCAAAGGAAACAAGGAAATGATCATGGTTTGCAGGTACCAGCTGAATGAAGCAGAGATGAGTTTTATTCCCGCTTCATTTACCCCGCAGTCGGGTCTGATTGCCAATTTTTATGATTCCCTGGCCAACCGCAAGTTCAATGTTACTTCTGAGAATTACGGAGGATTGCTTCGTGCACCAGTTAAAATCGCAACCTACAGAAAATTCAATGAGAAAGATACGCGAAGGGATGCCTCTATACAAGCAGCATATTCACTGCTAGGCCCGGGAACCTATAAAATTGCAGGTTGTTTCCTCAAAAAATATCAGGGACAACAGGATGCAGGTGTCAGAAGATACACCAACGACTATCCAATTTATCGTTATGCTGACCTGTTACTTTTAATGGCAGAAGCCAAGGAAATATTGGGCGAAAGTCCGGCTGCGGAAATCAATGAAGTTAGGGCCAGGGCCTTTGGTGCCAACTATAGTTTAGCGGTGCAGGGCTTTCCAAACCAGGCGGGCGATAACGACATAAAAAATACAATTTTAAAGGAACGTTTATTGGAGTTTATTGGGGAAGGCAAACGCTGGTATGATCTGAGAAGAATGGGCGATAGCTTTGTTTTTGCCAATACCAGTTTGCCTGCTTCAGATGCTTACAAATTGCTGTGGCCTGTTGACAGAACAACATTAACCAATAACCGCGCTTTAACACAAACAGACGGTTATCCACAATTTTAA
- a CDS encoding FadR/GntR family transcriptional regulator produces MESIAESFQPVDTSSLVDKVEANLVQLLRDRKLKVGDIIPTELDLSKTLGVSRTVAREAILRLRMMGLIETKKKKGSVITSPDIFGIMSKSMNPHILDQDTLKGIFEIRLALEIGMADFLFQRIKPEDIEELKEIIKNEPDTSQDYIFHIDHEIVFHGKLYEITGNETLKTFQKMLLPVFDYVHNSGLLKKQTQIHKFVSHKGLVDILENGSPELFRNAMRNHLENHFARLFE; encoded by the coding sequence ATGGAAAGTATTGCCGAATCATTTCAACCAGTAGACACCAGTTCACTGGTTGATAAAGTAGAAGCTAACCTGGTGCAGTTGTTGCGTGACAGAAAATTAAAAGTTGGTGATATCATTCCTACAGAATTGGACTTATCCAAAACCCTTGGGGTAAGCAGGACGGTTGCCCGCGAAGCCATTCTGAGATTAAGGATGATGGGACTGATCGAAACCAAGAAGAAAAAAGGATCGGTAATTACCAGCCCTGATATTTTCGGGATCATGAGCAAAAGTATGAACCCACATATCCTTGATCAGGATACTTTAAAAGGCATATTTGAGATCAGGCTGGCCCTTGAAATTGGAATGGCTGATTTTCTTTTCCAGCGCATTAAGCCTGAAGATATTGAAGAACTTAAAGAAATCATAAAAAACGAGCCCGACACTTCACAAGACTATATCTTTCATATTGACCATGAAATCGTGTTTCATGGAAAACTTTATGAAATTACCGGAAATGAAACGCTCAAAACATTTCAGAAAATGCTTTTACCGGTGTTTGATTATGTTCATAATAGTGGTTTACTCAAAAAACAGACACAGATCCATAAATTTGTTTCGCATAAAGGATTGGTTGACATCCTGGAAAACGGTTCTCCTGAACTGTTCAGGAATGCCATGCGCAATCACCTGGAAAACCATTTTGCCAGGTTGTTTGAATAA
- a CDS encoding Gfo/Idh/MocA family protein, which yields MKRREFIKNGALATAGFTILPAGSLFASSTGKVRLGYIGVGARGMSHIAEGALRDDVEIVAVCDTQESSLKICRAFLSKKGKPAPTEYTGGTDAYKKLLDRKDVDAVIIATPWQFHKEQAVDAMKAGKYVGCEVIAGLTVSDHWDIVNTSEKTGMPYMTLENVCYRRDVMAALNMVRQGLFGELVHLEGGYQHNLRNVLFNDGKKYYGGGVEYGPKALSEAQWRTQFNIDQDGDLYPTHGAGPIMHYANINHGNRFTNLVSFSSKARGLAAYVEELSPGHPNAKLNYKNGDVTTTMINCANGETVLLSHDTHLPRPYSIGFRVQGTEGIWMDVNKSIYIEKQAKNNDAWEPVNTWFEKYDHPLWKKYEKEAVGAGHGGMDWFVFNGFIQAVKQKRQTPIDVYDSVTMSVIAPLSTKSLKEGNMPQQFPDFTKGKWKDRKQLFALDDSGF from the coding sequence ATGAAACGTAGAGAATTTATTAAAAACGGTGCATTGGCCACTGCTGGATTTACCATCCTTCCTGCGGGAAGTCTTTTTGCCTCATCAACAGGCAAAGTACGCTTAGGTTACATAGGCGTTGGTGCCAGGGGAATGAGCCACATCGCTGAAGGAGCGCTTAGGGATGATGTAGAAATTGTTGCGGTTTGCGATACTCAGGAAAGTTCATTGAAAATTTGCAGGGCATTTTTAAGTAAAAAAGGAAAGCCGGCGCCTACAGAATATACCGGTGGAACAGATGCTTATAAAAAGCTGCTGGACCGTAAGGATGTTGATGCAGTAATTATTGCTACGCCATGGCAATTTCATAAAGAACAGGCTGTAGATGCCATGAAAGCCGGTAAATATGTGGGCTGCGAGGTGATTGCAGGTTTAACTGTTTCAGACCATTGGGACATTGTGAACACTTCGGAAAAAACAGGGATGCCTTATATGACTCTGGAAAATGTATGTTACAGAAGGGATGTGATGGCGGCACTAAATATGGTAAGGCAGGGACTGTTCGGCGAACTGGTACATCTGGAAGGTGGCTACCAGCATAACCTGAGAAATGTATTGTTTAATGACGGGAAAAAATATTATGGTGGAGGCGTGGAATATGGGCCAAAAGCCCTGAGCGAAGCGCAATGGAGAACCCAGTTTAATATTGACCAGGATGGCGACCTGTATCCTACACATGGGGCTGGCCCGATCATGCACTATGCAAACATCAATCATGGTAACCGCTTTACCAACCTGGTTTCCTTCAGCTCCAAGGCCAGGGGGCTGGCCGCTTATGTTGAAGAGCTGTCGCCCGGGCATCCCAATGCTAAACTGAATTACAAAAATGGCGATGTAACCACAACGATGATCAATTGTGCAAATGGGGAGACGGTTTTGTTAAGTCATGATACCCATCTGCCCAGACCTTACTCCATTGGTTTTAGGGTACAGGGAACGGAGGGGATCTGGATGGACGTGAACAAATCTATTTATATTGAAAAGCAGGCGAAAAATAATGATGCCTGGGAACCTGTGAATACATGGTTTGAAAAATATGACCACCCGCTATGGAAAAAATACGAAAAGGAAGCTGTTGGTGCCGGGCATGGTGGGATGGACTGGTTCGTATTTAACGGTTTTATACAGGCAGTAAAGCAAAAGCGGCAAACACCAATTGATGTATATGATTCGGTAACCATGAGCGTAATTGCACCGCTATCTACAAAATCTTTAAAAGAGGGCAATATGCCCCAACAATTTCCGGATTTTACAAAGGGGAAATGGAAGGACAGGAAGCAGCTGTTTGCCCTAGACGATAGCGGATTTTAG
- a CDS encoding kelch repeat-containing protein: MLITNPVFAQRTEVTRVEWAEIARLEDRNGKPSLGFAGAVNAVDNHVLIVAGGANFPDKKPWDGGKKQYSKEIHVLQRAGKNFVWNKNNVAHLTEPIAYCGNTSTPVGIVYAGGENDKGLSSKAYLLNWDAVMNQVLIKQLPDLPVALTNISLTSMGNVVYAVGGDGKQESSASFFSLDLDDDHPKWLTLPELPVALANAVVVAQNAGIYVIGGRSKTASGISELRNSTFFYNPYKKSWKSCAVISDGKNTMNFSAGAGVAIDDHFILITGGDDGKVFHQIEQYILQIAQAKTEEEKSRLIETKNKLSIHHKGFYRGMLLYHALENTWTKIGEIPFAAQVTTTATRWDGNIILSSGEVKPGVRTAAIRSGRIE, encoded by the coding sequence ATGTTAATTACAAACCCTGTTTTTGCGCAAAGAACTGAAGTTACCCGTGTGGAGTGGGCCGAGATCGCCCGGCTGGAGGATAGGAATGGGAAACCTTCTTTAGGTTTTGCAGGAGCAGTTAATGCCGTTGATAATCACGTGTTGATTGTGGCTGGAGGAGCAAATTTTCCGGATAAAAAGCCATGGGATGGTGGGAAAAAGCAATATTCGAAAGAAATTCATGTACTCCAGCGCGCCGGAAAGAACTTTGTCTGGAACAAGAATAATGTGGCCCATTTAACAGAACCAATTGCCTACTGTGGCAATACTTCAACTCCTGTCGGAATTGTTTATGCGGGCGGAGAAAATGACAAGGGATTGTCCAGTAAAGCCTATCTTTTAAATTGGGATGCAGTTATGAACCAGGTACTGATAAAACAATTGCCGGACCTGCCGGTTGCACTTACCAATATTTCCCTAACGAGTATGGGAAATGTTGTATATGCAGTCGGGGGAGACGGCAAACAGGAATCTTCGGCTTCTTTTTTTAGTCTGGACTTGGACGATGATCATCCCAAATGGCTGACTTTACCTGAGCTCCCGGTTGCTTTGGCCAATGCCGTTGTAGTGGCACAAAATGCTGGTATTTATGTAATTGGTGGAAGATCAAAAACTGCATCAGGCATCAGCGAGCTGCGGAATAGTACTTTTTTCTACAACCCGTACAAAAAGTCCTGGAAATCCTGCGCAGTGATTAGCGATGGAAAAAATACCATGAATTTTTCTGCAGGAGCAGGTGTTGCCATTGATGATCATTTCATTTTAATCACGGGTGGTGATGACGGGAAAGTATTCCATCAAATAGAACAATATATCCTGCAAATAGCTCAGGCCAAGACGGAAGAAGAAAAATCCAGACTGATTGAGACAAAGAACAAATTGAGCATCCATCACAAAGGTTTTTATAGAGGGATGTTGTTGTACCATGCATTGGAAAACACCTGGACTAAAATTGGTGAGATACCTTTTGCAGCCCAGGTAACCACAACTGCAACACGCTGGGATGGAAATATTATCCTTTCCAGTGGAGAGGTAAAACCTGGTGTTCGTACAGCGGCTATCAGATCAGGCAGAATTGAGTAA